One window of the Solanum stenotomum isolate F172 chromosome 11, ASM1918654v1, whole genome shotgun sequence genome contains the following:
- the LOC125843823 gene encoding inactive protein RESTRICTED TEV MOVEMENT 2-like, translating to MDSKGAAPNQTYEDFVPTTELVQEQDSDTLLIDLTGFKKEQVRVQLIRTGVLKISGQRPVAESKWLRFQKDFPVSQNCDKTKISAKFENGILHVKQPKLITSSENKGQELPTSDAQRQQKPADEPQPTPQKKDEKTPTPTEELPKHQATNADKPEMEEPNTKEAKDLTEKTPAENTGATSTVEDGNKPSYACRLDKDAFIGTAAVLAEKLKMPRKLMNMTLIALLVLGIGLYISNKMKSNN from the exons atggattcaaaGGGAGCTGCACCAAATCAAACTTATGAAGATTTTGTGCCAACTACAGAGTTGGTGCAAGAACAAGACTCTGATACTCTTCTTATTGATCTCACAG GTTTCAAAAAGGAACAAGTGAGGGTTCAACTGATCAGAACAGGAGTTCTGAAGATCAGTGGACAAAGGCCTGTTGCTGAGAGCAAATGGCTTAGATTTCAAAAGGATTTCCCTGTATCACAAAACTGCGACAAGACGAAAATCAGTGCAAAGTTTGAAAATGGCATTCTTCATGTCAAACAACCAAAACTGATAACTTCATCAGAGAACAAAGGTCAAGAACTGCCAACATCTGATGCTCAACGGCAACAAAAGCCAGCAGACGAGCCACAACCAACGCCTCAGAAGAAAGACGAAAAAACACCAACACCAACAGAAGAATTGCCTAAACATCAGGCTACTAATGCTGACAAGCCTGAAATGGAAGAACCAAACACAAAAGAAGCTAAAGATCTCACGGAAAAAACACCTGCTGAGAATACTGGTGCAACTAGCACTGTAGAAGATGGAAATAAACCGAGTTATGCGTGTAGACTTGATAAAGATGCATTTATTGGAACTGCAGCTGTTCTAGCTGAGAAGCTGAAGATGCCAAGGAAATTGATGAACATGACTCTGATTGCTCTTTTGGTTCTTGGAATTGGCCTATATATCAGCAATAAGATGAAATCAAACAATTAA
- the LOC125843816 gene encoding probable amidase At4g34880, whose translation MSVLAILFISLILSNFSNKTEAKTFSFKETTIDDIHKAFKQNKLTSRQLVEFYLSEIQRSNPILKGIIEVNPDALFLADKADQERKANAPKSLSRLHGIPVLVKDNIATKDKLNTTAGSLALVGSIVPQDAGVVKKLRNVGAIILGKATMTEWAAFRTTNLLMPNGWNGRLGQALDPYVASADPSGSSTGSATSVAANMVAVSLGTETAGSILSPSSANSVVGIKPTVGLTSRAGVIPISHRQDTVGPICRTVTDAVEVLDVIVGFDRDDFPATKKASTYIPHGGYRQFLKADGLRDKRLGISKDFFDSNDIKTYQQHFNTLRQKGAVLVDNLVIPSTDLVYNAIDVSQNIALSAEFKMDLNAYLKHLVHTQVRSLADVIAFNKISPPEKLKEYGQDIMLEAEKTNGIGKLEREALRNITKACKYGFEKMMKENKIDALMSPGANIANHLAIGGYPGINVPAGYDKTGTPFGISFGGLKGSEPTLIEIAYGFEQATHIRKPPPSHPQ comes from the exons atgtctGTTCTTGCTATTCTCTTCATTTCTCTGATATTATCAAACTTCAGTAACAAAACTGAGGCAAAAACATTCTCATTTAAAGAAACAACTATTGATGACATTCATAAGGCTTTCAAGCAAAACAAACTTACATCAAGACAACTTGTTGAGTTCTATCTAAGTGAAATCCAGAGATCCAATCCAATTCTAAAAGGGATCATAGAAGTGAATCCAGATGCACTCTTTCTTGCAGATAAAGCTGATCAAGAACGAAAAGCGAACGCGCCTAAATCACTATCTAGGCTACATGGTATCCCAGTTCTTGTGAAGGACAACATTGCAACAAAAGATAAGCTTAACACAACAGCAGGATCATTAGCACTTGTCGGATCGATTGTGCCACAAGATGCTGGTGTTGTCAAGAAGTTGAGGAATGTTGGTGCTATCATACTTGGCAAGGCAACTATGACTGAATGGGCTGCTTTTAGAACTACAAACTTGCTAATGCCTAATGGTTGGAATGGTAGACTTGGACAAGCTCTG GATCCTTATGTAGCAAGTGCTGATCCATCAGGATCAAGCACGGGTTCTGCAACATCAGTAGCAGCAAACATGGTAGCAGTATCATTGGGGACAGAAACTGCAGGCTCCATTCTATCTCCGTCAAGTGCTAATTCTGTTGTTGGAATCAAACCAACTGTTGGCCTCACTAGCAGGGCAGGTGTAATCCCAATTTCACATAGACAAGACACTGTAGG GCCAATCTGCAGGACAGTAACTGATGCTGTTGAGGTTCTTGATGTCATCGTTGGCTTTGATCGAGATGATTTCCCAGCAACTAAGAAGGCTTCCACTTACATCCCACATGGTGGATACCGACAATTTCTTAAGGCTGATGGGCTCAGAGATAAAAGACTAGGAATTTCAAAGGACTTTTTTGATTCTAATGATATCAAAACTTACCAACAACATTTTAACACCTTAAG GCAAAAAGGAGCAGTCTTAGTTGACAACCTGGTAATACCTTCCACCGACTTGGTCTACAATGCTATTGATGTTTCTCAAAACATAGCACTTTCTGCTGAATTCAAGATGGACCTAAATGCATATCTTAAACATTTAGTCCACACTCAAGTTCGATCCTTGGCAGATGTTATAGCCTTCAACAAGATTTCACCTCCG GAAAAACTCAAAGAATATGGTCAAGATATAATGTTGGAAGCTGAGAAGACAAATGGAATAGGGAAATTGGAAAGGGAGGCATTGAGAAACATAACAAAAGCATGCAAATACGGGTTCGAGAAGATgatgaaagaaaataagataGACGCGTTGATGTCACCTGGTGCTAACATTGCTAACCATCTCGCGATAGGAGGTTATCCAGGGATCAATGTACCAGCTGGTTATGATAAAACTGGAACTCCGTTCGGAATTTCATTTGGAGGACTAAAGGGTTCTGAGCCAACACTCATTGAAATTGCATATGGTTTTGAACAAGCAACACATATCAGGAAGCCCCCTCCTTCACATCCTCAATAG